In Terriglobales bacterium, a single genomic region encodes these proteins:
- a CDS encoding antibiotic biosynthesis monooxygenase family protein has product QYVYLWAFRVKPGCRRRFLRAYGPGGDWERLFRRAKGYIRTELLHDRRQRDRFVTVDYWRDRASHAAFRQRYAREFAALDRRCESLTTSERPLGQFELTSLRG; this is encoded by the coding sequence CAATACGTCTACCTCTGGGCCTTCCGGGTCAAGCCCGGCTGCCGGCGCAGGTTCCTGAGGGCCTACGGACCAGGCGGCGACTGGGAGCGGCTGTTTCGCAGAGCGAAGGGCTACATCCGCACCGAACTGCTGCACGACCGCCGGCAGCGCGACCGCTTCGTGACCGTGGATTACTGGCGTGACCGCGCCAGCCACGCGGCCTTCCGCCAGCGCTATGCGCGCGAGTTCGCGGCGCTCGACCGCCGCTGCGAATCCCTGACCACCAGCGAGCGCCCGCTGGGGCAGTTCGAGCTGACGTCCCTCAGGGGCTAA
- a CDS encoding phosphoglucomutase/phosphomannomutase family protein has protein sequence MPEIKFGTDGWRGVIADDFTFDNVRRVAGAIASYVLKREDSRKGLVVGYDTRFLSRQAAEVASEVLAAAGIAVRLAKDCVPTPAVSFAVKHFGAAGGVVITSSHNPWQWNGVKYKAGYGGSATPAITREIEQELRAGAMPRGRAAAVTETDFVPPYVAAIMKFADLDRIARAGFKLAIDPMYGSGRGVLAGIFRARGIPHLEIRGDINPLFPGINPEPIEPHIQMLRETVKREGCHAGFATDGDADRIGAVAEDGSFVDAHKIFCLLLRWLLERKQWPGEVARAFNTTGMVDRICARHGRKLHETGIGFKYLCELMLTREMLVVGEESGGIGIPRHLPERDGVLNSLLLAGLMAEEGRTLAQLVADLQKQHGPHYFGRRDLHMTEEAKVAAMQRIEQQKPERLGRYKVVRRAALDGVKFFLDAPAPHGGAEPWILMRASGTELLLRLYAEAASPELVEEILQAGEEFAKSS, from the coding sequence ATGCCCGAGATCAAATTCGGCACCGACGGCTGGCGCGGCGTCATCGCCGACGACTTCACCTTCGACAACGTGCGCCGGGTGGCGGGCGCCATCGCTTCCTACGTGCTCAAGAGGGAGGACAGCCGCAAGGGCCTGGTGGTGGGCTACGACACCCGCTTCCTCTCGCGCCAGGCGGCGGAAGTCGCCTCGGAGGTGCTGGCCGCCGCCGGCATCGCCGTGCGCCTGGCCAAAGACTGCGTTCCCACGCCCGCCGTCTCCTTCGCGGTGAAGCACTTCGGCGCGGCCGGCGGCGTGGTCATCACTTCCAGCCACAACCCCTGGCAGTGGAACGGGGTGAAGTACAAGGCGGGCTACGGGGGCTCGGCCACCCCGGCCATCACCCGGGAGATCGAGCAGGAACTGCGCGCCGGGGCCATGCCCAGGGGAAGGGCCGCGGCGGTGACCGAGACCGACTTCGTCCCGCCTTACGTCGCCGCCATCATGAAGTTCGCCGATCTGGACCGCATCGCGCGTGCCGGCTTCAAGCTCGCCATCGATCCCATGTACGGCTCCGGGCGCGGCGTGCTGGCGGGCATCTTCCGCGCGCGTGGCATCCCGCACCTGGAGATCCGCGGCGACATCAACCCGCTCTTCCCCGGCATCAATCCGGAGCCCATCGAGCCGCACATCCAGATGCTGCGCGAGACGGTCAAGCGCGAGGGCTGCCACGCCGGCTTTGCCACCGACGGCGACGCCGACCGCATCGGCGCGGTCGCCGAGGACGGCAGCTTCGTCGACGCCCACAAGATCTTCTGCTTGCTGCTGCGCTGGCTGCTGGAGCGCAAGCAGTGGCCGGGGGAGGTGGCGCGCGCCTTCAACACCACCGGCATGGTGGACCGCATCTGCGCCCGCCACGGCCGCAAGCTGCACGAGACCGGCATCGGCTTCAAGTACCTGTGCGAACTGATGCTGACGCGCGAGATGCTGGTGGTGGGCGAGGAGTCGGGCGGCATCGGCATCCCCCGCCATCTGCCCGAGCGCGACGGCGTGCTCAACTCGCTGCTGCTGGCCGGCCTCATGGCGGAGGAAGGCCGCACCCTGGCGCAACTGGTGGCCGACCTGCAGAAGCAGCACGGCCCACACTACTTCGGCCGCCGCGACCTGCACATGACGGAGGAAGCCAAGGTCGCGGCCATGCAGCGCATCGAGCAGCAGAAGCCGGAGCGCCTCGGCCGCTACAAGGTCGTGCGCCGCGCCGCCCTCGACGGCGTGAAGTTTTTCCTGGATGCGCCCGCGCCGCACGGCGGCGCCGAGCCCTGGATCCTGATGCGCGCCTCCGGCACCGAATTGCTGCTGCGCCTCTACGCCGAGGCCGCCTCGCCGGAGCTGGTGGAAGAGATCCTCCAGGCGGGCGAGGAATTCGCGAAGAGTTCCTAG
- a CDS encoding mannose-1-phosphate guanylyltransferase encodes MRKTNFYPVILAGGSGTRFWPRSRRRRAKQVLALDGEHTMIQQTLARLAPLGRRERFWVITNRELQGEIARQLPQLKRAQIMAEPVARNTAPAIGLAAFLLRRLDPQAVLGMFPADHVIADARRFRRTLARAIRIAAAGPNLVVMGIPPSRPETGYGYIEVGEKAGDGFRVRRFTEKPSRAKAERFLATGRYYWNSGMFVWSAQTLAAALQEHLPKTARCLEEIAAAWGTRRFAAVFRRLYPRCEDISVDYAVLEPRSAQGERCSHIYCLPADFGWSDLGSWAALHEHHAGAERARNVIEARDSFTLDAAGNYVYSPKKFVAAIGIRDAVVVETEDALLVTTRAHAQEVGKVVGHLREKKLKKLL; translated from the coding sequence GTGCGGAAGACCAACTTTTATCCCGTGATCCTGGCGGGCGGCAGCGGCACACGCTTTTGGCCGCGCAGCCGCCGCCGCCGCGCCAAGCAAGTGCTGGCGCTCGACGGCGAGCACACCATGATCCAGCAGACCCTGGCGCGCCTGGCTCCGCTGGGCCGCCGCGAGCGCTTCTGGGTGATCACCAACCGGGAGTTGCAGGGCGAGATCGCCCGCCAGCTTCCGCAGCTCAAACGGGCGCAGATCATGGCCGAGCCGGTGGCCCGCAACACCGCTCCCGCCATCGGCCTGGCCGCTTTCCTGCTGCGGCGGCTGGACCCGCAAGCGGTGCTGGGGATGTTTCCCGCCGACCACGTCATCGCCGACGCGCGCCGCTTCCGCCGCACCCTGGCGCGCGCCATCCGCATCGCGGCCGCCGGGCCCAACCTCGTGGTCATGGGCATCCCGCCCAGCCGCCCCGAGACCGGCTACGGCTACATCGAGGTAGGGGAAAAGGCGGGCGACGGCTTCCGTGTTCGCCGCTTCACCGAGAAGCCCAGCCGCGCGAAGGCGGAAAGATTCCTGGCCACCGGGCGCTACTACTGGAACAGCGGCATGTTCGTGTGGAGCGCCCAGACTCTGGCCGCGGCCCTGCAGGAGCATCTCCCCAAGACCGCGCGTTGCCTGGAAGAGATCGCGGCGGCCTGGGGCACGCGCCGCTTCGCTGCGGTTTTTCGCCGCCTCTACCCCAGGTGCGAGGACATCAGCGTGGACTACGCGGTGCTGGAGCCGCGCTCGGCCCAGGGCGAGCGCTGCTCCCACATCTACTGCCTGCCCGCGGACTTCGGCTGGAGCGATCTGGGCTCGTGGGCGGCGCTGCACGAGCACCACGCCGGGGCGGAGCGCGCGCGCAACGTGATCGAGGCCCGCGACTCCTTCACCCTGGACGCGGCGGGGAATTACGTTTATTCGCCGAAGAAGTTCGTGGCCGCCATCGGCATCCGCGACGCGGTGGTGGTCGAGACCGAGGACGCGCTGCTGGTCACCACGCGCGCGCACGCGCAGGAGGTCGGCAAAGTCGTCGGCCATCTGCGCGAGAAGAAGCTGAAGAAGCTGCTGTAG